One region of Bacteroidota bacterium genomic DNA includes:
- a CDS encoding flavin reductase family protein: MNFRSINPTETPLRERYAYLTGVIGPRPIALASTLDRAGNPNLAPFSYFNLFSAQPPIVIFSPNRSGRTNELKDTARNVIETGEVVINLVSHAIVEQQNLASCEYPRGVNEFEKAGLTPLASTVVKPARVAESPAQLECTVREVMMLGTTGGSGVLVICEVKMIHLMEAALDPASGAIDPHQLDLVARMGGNWYCRAQGDALFEVEKAVDKTDLIGIDALPAHIRNSEILSGNDLGKLANRRDIPTPHAPGASLTEGLNGRASYHRRAQALLADGQVEAAWQLLLSPNAQ; the protein is encoded by the coding sequence ATGAACTTTCGCTCTATTAACCCGACCGAAACACCCCTGCGCGAGCGTTATGCCTATCTGACTGGTGTAATTGGCCCCCGGCCCATTGCCCTGGCCAGCACCCTGGACCGAGCCGGTAACCCGAACCTGGCACCCTTCAGCTACTTCAACCTGTTCAGCGCCCAGCCCCCCATCGTCATCTTCAGCCCAAACCGAAGCGGACGGACCAACGAGCTGAAGGACACAGCTCGCAATGTGATAGAAACCGGCGAAGTAGTAATCAACCTGGTAAGCCACGCCATTGTGGAGCAGCAGAACCTAGCCAGCTGTGAGTATCCCCGTGGGGTAAATGAGTTTGAGAAAGCGGGGCTTACACCCCTGGCCAGCACGGTGGTAAAGCCCGCACGGGTGGCCGAAAGCCCCGCCCAGCTGGAGTGCACCGTGCGCGAGGTAATGATGCTAGGCACCACCGGCGGCAGCGGCGTGCTGGTGATATGCGAGGTAAAGATGATCCACCTGATGGAGGCCGCCCTGGACCCCGCCAGCGGAGCCATAGACCCCCACCAGCTAGACCTGGTAGCCCGCATGGGCGGAAACTGGTACTGCCGCGCCCAGGGCGACGCCCTGTTTGAGGTAGAAAAGGCGGTAGACAAGACCGACCTGATCGGCATAGATGCCCTGCCAGCCCACATCCGCAATAGCGAGATACTGAGTGGGAACGACCTGGGCAAGCTGGCCAACCGCAGAGACATACCCACCCCACACGCCCCGGGAGCCAGCCTGACCGAAGGCCTGAATGGCCGCGCAAGCTACCACCGGCGTGCACAGGCCCTGCTAGCCGATGGCCAGGTAGAGGCTGCCTGGCAGCTACTCCTCTCGCCCAATGCCCAGTAG
- the upp gene encoding uracil phosphoribosyltransferase: MATVTNLDLQPGMLHSWMAELRSTAIQQDRQRFRHNLQRIGFLLAYEISRTLAYTPSEVTTPLGSLQLPQLPAQPVLVSILRAALPMQEGFLQVYDQADCGFVAAYRNPLGEEAFEISVDYSSCPNLAGRCLMLLDPMIATGRSMVACYRQLGQYGQPAQLYVAGLIASSEGLHLLQRQLPPHTHIYVAAIDDELTAKSYIVPGLGDAGDLAFGSKEIHS; encoded by the coding sequence ATGGCTACTGTTACAAACCTGGACCTCCAGCCGGGCATGCTACACAGCTGGATGGCCGAGCTGCGCAGCACCGCCATCCAGCAAGACCGCCAGCGATTTCGGCACAACCTGCAGCGTATTGGCTTCCTGCTGGCCTACGAAATCAGCCGCACACTCGCCTATACGCCCAGTGAGGTAACCACCCCGCTGGGCAGCCTGCAGCTGCCACAGCTGCCTGCCCAGCCCGTACTGGTGAGCATCCTGCGGGCAGCCCTACCCATGCAAGAGGGCTTTCTGCAGGTGTACGACCAGGCCGACTGTGGCTTTGTGGCCGCCTATCGGAATCCGCTGGGCGAAGAAGCCTTTGAGATAAGCGTGGACTACAGCAGCTGCCCGAACCTGGCAGGCCGCTGCCTGATGCTGCTAGACCCCATGATAGCCACCGGACGCAGCATGGTGGCCTGCTACCGGCAGCTGGGCCAGTATGGGCAGCCCGCCCAGCTGTATGTGGCGGGGCTGATAGCCAGCAGCGAGGGGCTACACCTGCTACAGCGCCAGCTGCCGCCGCACACACACATCTACGTAGCGGCAATAGATGACGAACTGACAGCCAAAAGCTACATTGTGCCCGGCCTGGGTGATGCGGGCGACCTGGCTTTTGGCAGCAAGGAAATCCATAGCTAG
- a CDS encoding DHH family phosphoesterase, translating to MSLQVSENMDALYVRLAHPAHILITTHQKPDGDAMGSGLALYHYLRNLGQRPVFLSPTPYADYFQWMPGAEHTAVFTDNETHYLDQIAKADVIFCVDFGELHRATSTVGRAIHESAAIKVNIDHHILKMGRTFAEYNYRDVSASSTCELIYDFIQLHTGSRHLDTNIATCLYTGILTDTGSFRYECTTPKVHDTVADLLRYQVDIGQVNFHLFNNFSEHRTRFIGYALYQCLQVLPEYRTAYFRISLEDQERFGLKEGDTEGLVNYALSIQGINFGVLLKETPEMVKMSFRSLGTFPTNEFAANFMGGGHHNASGGKSELSLAETEQNFLQLLPQFQSQLDYVP from the coding sequence ATGTCGCTACAGGTATCGGAAAATATGGACGCACTGTATGTACGCCTGGCACACCCGGCGCACATCCTGATTACCACCCACCAGAAGCCCGATGGCGATGCCATGGGCAGCGGCCTGGCCCTGTACCACTACCTGCGGAACTTGGGGCAGCGGCCCGTATTCCTAAGCCCCACGCCCTATGCCGACTACTTCCAGTGGATGCCGGGGGCCGAACACACAGCCGTGTTTACCGATAACGAAACCCACTACCTGGACCAGATTGCCAAAGCGGATGTGATCTTCTGCGTCGACTTTGGCGAACTGCACCGCGCCACCAGCACCGTGGGCAGGGCTATCCATGAGAGCGCGGCGATCAAGGTGAACATAGACCACCACATCCTGAAAATGGGGCGCACCTTTGCCGAGTATAACTACCGCGACGTATCGGCTAGCTCCACCTGCGAGCTCATTTATGACTTCATCCAGCTGCATACCGGTAGCCGGCACCTGGATACCAACATTGCCACCTGCCTCTACACGGGCATACTAACCGATACGGGCTCTTTTCGCTACGAATGTACGACGCCCAAGGTGCACGATACGGTGGCCGACCTGCTGCGGTATCAGGTGGACATTGGGCAGGTAAACTTCCATCTGTTCAACAACTTCAGCGAGCACCGCACCCGCTTTATCGGCTATGCGCTATACCAGTGCCTACAGGTGCTGCCCGAGTATCGCACGGCCTATTTCCGCATCAGCCTGGAGGATCAGGAACGCTTCGGCCTGAAAGAGGGCGACACCGAGGGCCTGGTAAACTATGCGCTCAGCATACAGGGTATCAACTTTGGCGTACTGCTGAAGGAAACACCCGAGATGGTAAAGATGAGCTTCCGAAGCCTGGGTACATTCCCCACAAACGAGTTTGCCGCAAACTTTATGGGGGGGGGCCACCACAATGCCAGCGGGGGCAAGAGTGAGCTATCTCTGGCGGAAACGGAGCAAAATTTCCTACAGTTACTTCCACAGTTTCAATCCCAACTAGATTATGTACCCTAA
- a CDS encoding FKBP-type peptidyl-prolyl cis-trans isomerase, which produces MYPKFLLLALVLVCALGCKPDTQSADAETVALPGPDAKSQAGDSTGRPPYAIADSSQIVTTASGLQYYVVSKGAGNIPKPGYSILAHYHGMLADGSVFDSSFDRGQPFNFTLGQGQVIKGWDEAFGLLPVGTRAILIIPAGLAYGDQDRPNIPGGSTLYFHVQLLAANPS; this is translated from the coding sequence ATGTACCCTAAGTTTTTACTATTGGCCCTGGTGCTCGTATGTGCACTGGGCTGCAAGCCCGACACCCAATCTGCCGATGCGGAGACCGTGGCCCTACCCGGACCGGATGCAAAATCCCAGGCCGGAGATAGCACAGGCCGCCCGCCCTACGCAATAGCGGACAGTAGCCAGATCGTAACCACGGCCAGCGGCCTGCAGTACTATGTGGTGAGCAAGGGGGCCGGCAATATACCCAAGCCCGGATACAGCATCCTGGCGCACTACCACGGCATGCTGGCCGATGGCAGTGTGTTTGACAGCAGCTTTGACCGAGGGCAGCCCTTCAACTTTACCCTGGGCCAGGGCCAGGTAATAAAGGGCTGGGACGAGGCATTTGGCCTACTGCCTGTGGGCACCCGGGCCATCCTGATTATACCCGCTGGCCTGGCCTACGGCGACCAGGACCGGCCCAACATCCCGGGCGGCTCTACCCTTTACTTCCACGTACAGCTGCTGGCAGCCAATCCTTCCTAG
- a CDS encoding pyruvate dehydrogenase complex dihydrolipoamide acetyltransferase: MRYKYTLKKDNRKIMADIIEMPLLSDTMEEGVIAAWHVKEGDTVASGDLLAEVETDKATMEVESYYDGTVLHIGAKVGEGIPVGKLMIIIGKKDEDVSGILAEYNARTKGGKPTEPASSPAAAATPAVASATAVATPPAKVDGADSRLKASPLAKAMAKETGLDLARLQGSGDGGRIVKKDVEAAMQAGGTPAAGHAATPTHLVPAPDAQYEDVALSQMRKTIARRLSESKFSAPHFYLTMPIDMERAAAFREQLKQEDTKISFNDLVVKACATALRKHPKVNSSWLGDRIRYNHDIHIGVAVAVEEGLIVPVIRHTDRKGLGDINSEVKLLADRARNKQLQPDEFQGNTFTISNLGMYGIEEFTAIINPPDACILAVGAIQEVPVVKNGLVVPGKQMRVTLSCDHRAVDGATGSEFLQTLKFLLENPVRMLL; this comes from the coding sequence ATGCGGTACAAATACACCCTGAAAAAGGATAACCGAAAAATTATGGCAGATATCATCGAAATGCCCCTGCTGAGCGACACCATGGAGGAAGGAGTAATAGCAGCCTGGCACGTGAAGGAGGGCGATACCGTAGCCAGTGGCGACCTGCTGGCCGAGGTGGAGACAGATAAGGCCACCATGGAGGTAGAAAGCTACTACGACGGCACGGTGCTACACATAGGGGCCAAGGTGGGCGAGGGCATACCGGTAGGCAAGCTGATGATCATCATCGGCAAGAAGGACGAAGACGTAAGCGGCATTCTAGCCGAATACAACGCCCGGACGAAGGGCGGAAAGCCTACCGAACCGGCCAGCAGCCCGGCTGCCGCCGCCACCCCCGCTGTGGCTTCAGCTACCGCTGTGGCTACCCCCCCCGCTAAGGTTGATGGGGCCGACAGCCGCCTGAAGGCTAGCCCCCTGGCCAAGGCAATGGCCAAAGAAACAGGCCTGGACCTGGCACGGCTGCAGGGCAGTGGCGATGGCGGACGCATCGTGAAGAAAGACGTGGAAGCAGCCATGCAGGCAGGGGGCACCCCCGCCGCTGGGCACGCCGCCACCCCCACCCACCTGGTGCCCGCACCAGATGCACAGTACGAGGACGTGGCACTCAGCCAGATGCGCAAAACCATTGCCCGCCGCCTGAGTGAGAGCAAGTTCAGTGCCCCGCACTTCTACCTCACTATGCCGATTGACATGGAGCGGGCTGCCGCCTTCCGCGAGCAGCTGAAGCAGGAGGACACCAAGATCAGCTTCAACGACCTGGTGGTGAAGGCCTGTGCTACGGCCCTGCGCAAGCACCCAAAGGTGAACAGCAGCTGGCTAGGCGACCGCATACGCTATAACCACGACATTCACATTGGCGTGGCCGTGGCTGTGGAAGAGGGGCTGATTGTACCCGTTATCCGGCATACAGACCGAAAGGGCCTGGGCGACATAAACAGTGAGGTGAAACTGCTGGCCGACAGGGCACGAAACAAGCAGCTGCAGCCCGATGAGTTTCAGGGCAATACCTTCACCATCAGCAACCTGGGTATGTATGGCATCGAAGAGTTTACCGCCATTATCAATCCCCCCGATGCCTGCATCCTGGCCGTGGGGGCCATACAGGAGGTGCCGGTAGTGAAGAATGGCCTGGTGGTACCCGGAAAGCAGATGCGGGTAACGCTGAGCTGCGACCACCGTGCGGTGGATGGGGCTACGGGCAGCGAATTCTTGCAGACCCTGAAGTTTCTGCTGGAAAACCCGGTGCGGATGCTGCTGTAG
- the sucC gene encoding ADP-forming succinate--CoA ligase subunit beta translates to MKLHEYQGKELLAQYGIPIQKGFVADTVDQAVEVARNLYPTTNGQGAGDHFYVVKAQIHAGGRGKGGGVKVAKGLDKMKEVASQILGMQLVTHQTGPEGKKVNKILIAEDVFYPGPSEPKEYYLSITLDRTTGRDVIMASSEGGMDIEEVAEKTPEKIVKEWIDPLIGLGEFQARKIAFKLGLEGQAFKNAVPFIKKLYQAYQGIDASLLEINPMLKASDDKIIAVDCKLDIEDNALYRHKDYLELRDITEEEPLETEARAYNLNYIKLDGNVGCMVNGAGLAMATMDMIKLSGGEPANFLDVGGGANPQTVEAAFRIILKDPSVKAILINIFGGIVQCDRVANGVVEAYKSIGEIPVPIIVRLQGTNADIAADIIRNSGLKVIPAIELREAAAAVTNALKQSV, encoded by the coding sequence ATGAAACTGCACGAATACCAAGGCAAAGAGCTGCTAGCTCAATATGGCATCCCGATTCAGAAAGGCTTTGTGGCCGATACCGTAGACCAGGCGGTAGAGGTAGCCCGGAACCTGTATCCCACTACCAATGGCCAGGGGGCAGGCGACCACTTCTATGTAGTAAAGGCGCAGATTCATGCCGGAGGCCGTGGCAAAGGCGGCGGGGTGAAGGTAGCCAAGGGCCTGGACAAAATGAAAGAAGTGGCAAGCCAGATACTGGGCATGCAGCTGGTAACCCATCAAACCGGCCCCGAGGGCAAAAAAGTAAACAAGATTCTGATCGCCGAGGATGTGTTTTACCCCGGCCCCAGCGAGCCCAAAGAGTACTACCTATCCATCACCCTGGACCGCACCACCGGGCGAGATGTGATCATGGCTTCCTCCGAGGGGGGCATGGACATAGAAGAGGTGGCCGAAAAGACGCCCGAGAAGATCGTGAAGGAGTGGATTGATCCCCTGATCGGCCTGGGAGAATTTCAGGCACGAAAGATTGCCTTCAAGCTTGGCCTCGAGGGGCAGGCCTTCAAGAATGCTGTACCCTTCATCAAAAAACTGTACCAGGCCTACCAGGGTATAGATGCCAGCCTGCTGGAAATAAACCCGATGCTGAAGGCCAGCGATGACAAGATAATAGCCGTGGACTGCAAGCTGGACATTGAAGACAATGCCCTGTACCGCCACAAGGACTACCTGGAGCTGCGCGACATAACCGAGGAGGAACCCCTGGAAACCGAGGCCCGGGCCTATAACCTGAACTACATCAAGCTGGACGGAAACGTGGGCTGCATGGTGAATGGAGCCGGGCTGGCCATGGCTACCATGGACATGATCAAGCTAAGTGGCGGCGAGCCGGCCAACTTCCTGGACGTGGGCGGTGGCGCAAACCCCCAGACGGTAGAGGCTGCGTTTCGCATCATCCTGAAGGATCCGTCGGTAAAGGCAATCCTGATCAACATCTTCGGCGGCATTGTGCAGTGCGACCGGGTGGCAAACGGTGTGGTAGAGGCCTATAAGTCCATCGGCGAAATTCCGGTGCCCATCATCGTGCGCCTGCAGGGCACCAATGCCGACATTGCTGCCGACATTATCCGCAATTCCGGCCTGAAGGTAATTCCGGCTATTGAGCTGCGCGAGGCTGCCGCCGCCGTAACCAATGCCCTGAAGCAGAGCGTATAG
- a CDS encoding Na+:solute symporter, producing MITIWDWIILLAFVGASLGIALYASRQSGRSMGEFFLGGRQLPAWLAGLSIVATTFAADTPLLVTELVRTQGISGNWLWWNMLVGGMFTTFFFARLWHRAQITTDVELVSIRYSGPGARLLRPVKAIYFGLLLNAVIMAWVNLALVKIFQGLFGIAADEARLWTFGLLLLTAVYSLIGGLRGVVLTDAFQFLLAMGGCIVLAFLVLGSSQIGGISGLKAQLVASGQSSALWFFPQVGAQASGLQVLSISLASLLSFFGLQWWAAWYPGNEPGGGGYVAQRLMATRGEAQAQQASLIFQILHYCLRPWPWILVALASLVLYPQLDDPGLGYVLAMRDFLPEGLRGLLLAAFLAAYMSTISTQLNWGASYLIHDAYAPARPGLSARQLVGAGRLATLGLALVGMFVTLFMDSLGQAFLFLIEASAGLGGVLIARWYWHRVNAWAELVAMATPIVLMILLRWLAPELHAPYPFVLTALATTLCWVLAALLGPRTDPKVLAAFQARVRPMGSWPGGPGWLPTLRLAGRWLLSIVAAYSWLLAIGHLLLDLPHAYTLLALALLSSLLAALSLRSRSHPFA from the coding sequence ATGATTACCATCTGGGACTGGATCATTCTGCTTGCATTTGTAGGTGCGAGCCTGGGTATAGCCCTCTATGCCAGTAGGCAGAGTGGGCGTAGTATGGGCGAGTTTTTTCTGGGCGGACGGCAGCTGCCCGCCTGGCTGGCTGGCCTCAGCATAGTAGCCACCACCTTTGCCGCAGATACCCCCCTGCTGGTGACTGAGCTGGTGCGCACGCAGGGAATAAGTGGAAACTGGCTGTGGTGGAACATGCTGGTGGGTGGCATGTTTACCACCTTCTTCTTTGCCCGGCTATGGCACCGCGCCCAGATAACCACCGATGTGGAGCTGGTCTCCATCCGCTACAGTGGGCCAGGTGCCCGCCTGCTGCGCCCAGTTAAGGCTATCTACTTTGGCCTGCTGCTCAATGCAGTCATTATGGCCTGGGTAAACCTCGCCCTGGTAAAGATCTTTCAGGGTCTTTTTGGCATAGCGGCAGACGAGGCACGGCTGTGGACCTTTGGCCTGCTGCTGCTCACCGCGGTCTACTCACTCATAGGGGGCCTGCGTGGTGTGGTGCTTACCGATGCCTTTCAGTTCCTGCTAGCCATGGGGGGCTGCATTGTGCTGGCCTTTCTGGTGCTAGGCAGTAGCCAGATAGGGGGTATTAGCGGCCTGAAGGCTCAGCTGGTGGCCAGCGGCCAGTCTTCAGCGCTCTGGTTCTTCCCACAGGTAGGCGCACAGGCCAGCGGGCTACAGGTGCTGAGCATCAGCCTGGCTAGTTTGCTCAGCTTCTTTGGGCTACAGTGGTGGGCCGCCTGGTACCCGGGCAATGAGCCGGGTGGGGGGGGCTATGTAGCCCAGCGGCTAATGGCCACGCGCGGCGAGGCACAGGCCCAGCAGGCCAGCCTGATCTTTCAGATTCTGCACTACTGCCTGCGCCCCTGGCCGTGGATCCTGGTAGCCCTGGCCAGCCTGGTGTTATACCCCCAGCTGGACGACCCCGGCCTGGGCTATGTGCTGGCCATGCGCGACTTCCTGCCCGAGGGCCTGCGGGGTCTGCTGCTTGCGGCCTTTCTGGCAGCCTATATGAGCACCATTAGCACCCAGCTGAACTGGGGCGCCAGCTACCTGATACACGATGCCTATGCACCTGCCCGGCCGGGCCTTTCGGCCAGGCAGCTGGTAGGGGCTGGCCGCCTGGCTACGCTGGGCCTGGCCCTGGTGGGCATGTTCGTTACCCTTTTTATGGACTCGCTCGGCCAGGCTTTTCTCTTCCTCATCGAGGCCAGCGCTGGGCTGGGTGGGGTGCTGATAGCCCGCTGGTACTGGCACCGCGTAAATGCCTGGGCTGAGCTGGTAGCTATGGCCACCCCCATCGTGCTGATGATCCTGCTGCGCTGGCTGGCCCCAGAACTGCATGCGCCATACCCTTTTGTCCTCACGGCCCTGGCCACCACCCTGTGCTGGGTGCTGGCGGCCCTGCTGGGGCCACGTACAGATCCCAAGGTTTTAGCAGCCTTTCAGGCCCGTGTGCGCCCCATGGGCAGCTGGCCAGGGGGGCCCGGCTGGCTGCCTACCCTGCGCCTGGCCGGTAGGTGGTTGCTCTCCATCGTGGCGGCCTATAGCTGGCTGCTTGCCATTGGGCACCTGCTGCTGGACCTCCCCCATGCTTATACCCTGCTGGCCCTCGCACTATTGAGTAGCCTGCTCGCAGCACTGAGCCTGCGCAGCCGCTCGCACCCGTTTGCATGA